A window from Vulcanimicrobium alpinum encodes these proteins:
- a CDS encoding magnesium transporter MgtE N-terminal domain-containing protein, whose protein sequence is MPFHEGFVSELVGRSAIVERGGSRDVVGRVADFVVEHPEDTFPRIDAVIVKTRHGELAAPIADVASFDDGGIVLTKAPTVVRPPDDEALYLIEDLFDKQIVDVDGRKVVRINDIEIARTAGALRVVAADIGVGGLLRRLGIAKIMPRVVDRVPRSLIAWDNVAPLRDLSPTQIRLSVSEKRLSRLHPTELAEILGDLSAQDAARVVGSLDDERAADALEHLEPDVQRSIIDDLGTARAADIIEEMDSDDAADLLGELPEDRQNELLAEMDAQTADDLRELVAYADDTAGGLMTTDYFWIYPHRTVTATIAKIREIAPETEFIYYLYVLDQSEKLLGVLSLRTLLLAEPNATIHSIMDEEVVSVRPDVSAEDVASTIARYDLLACPVTDDRGTMLGIVTVDDAIDAIIPERLTRKLPRLTKRGQQRRAETVG, encoded by the coding sequence GTGCCGTTCCACGAGGGGTTCGTCTCCGAACTCGTCGGGCGCTCGGCGATCGTGGAACGCGGAGGATCGCGTGACGTGGTCGGCCGGGTCGCCGACTTCGTCGTGGAACATCCCGAGGATACATTTCCGCGCATCGACGCCGTGATCGTTAAGACGCGCCACGGCGAGCTCGCCGCGCCGATCGCCGACGTCGCGTCGTTCGACGACGGCGGAATCGTGCTGACCAAAGCGCCGACCGTCGTGCGGCCTCCCGACGACGAAGCGCTCTATCTCATCGAAGACCTCTTCGACAAGCAGATCGTCGACGTCGACGGCCGTAAGGTCGTGCGCATCAACGACATCGAGATCGCGCGGACGGCCGGCGCGCTGCGGGTCGTCGCCGCCGACATCGGCGTCGGCGGACTGCTCCGGCGGCTTGGCATCGCGAAGATCATGCCGCGCGTGGTCGATCGCGTCCCGCGCTCGCTCATCGCCTGGGACAACGTCGCGCCGCTGCGCGACCTGAGCCCCACGCAGATTCGGCTCTCCGTCAGCGAGAAGCGCCTCTCGCGCCTGCACCCGACCGAACTCGCCGAGATCCTCGGCGACCTCTCCGCGCAGGATGCGGCGCGCGTCGTCGGCTCGCTCGACGACGAGAGGGCGGCCGACGCGCTCGAACACCTCGAACCCGACGTGCAGCGCTCGATCATCGACGACCTCGGGACCGCGCGCGCTGCGGACATCATCGAGGAGATGGACTCCGACGACGCCGCCGATCTGCTCGGCGAACTCCCGGAGGACCGGCAGAACGAGCTGCTCGCCGAAATGGACGCGCAGACCGCCGACGATCTGCGCGAGCTCGTCGCCTACGCCGACGACACCGCCGGCGGCCTGATGACGACCGACTACTTCTGGATCTATCCGCATCGTACGGTCACCGCGACGATTGCGAAGATCCGCGAGATCGCGCCGGAGACCGAATTCATCTACTATCTCTACGTGCTCGACCAGTCGGAGAAGCTGCTGGGCGTGCTCTCCCTGCGCACGCTCCTGCTGGCCGAACCCAACGCGACGATCCACAGCATCATGGACGAAGAGGTCGTCAGCGTGCGGCCCGACGTCTCGGCCGAGGACGTCGCGAGTACGATCGCGCGCTACGATTTGCTCGCGTGTCCGGTCACGGACGATCGCGGTACGATGCTCGGCATCGTCACGGTCGACGACGCGATCGACGCGATCATCCCCGAGCGCCTCACCCGCAAACTCCCGCGCCTCACCAAGCGCGGACAGCAGCGGCGAGCGGAAACGGTCGGCTGA
- a CDS encoding NRAMP family divalent metal transporter, translated as MRLRLSRRSLFAFFAVLGPGFVTASAGNDVGGIATYSAAGAQFGYATLWSLLALTLSLIVVQEMAGRMGAVTGQGLAGLIRENFGLRITFVTMLALFFVNTGIAATEFAGIAAASELFGISRFIAIPASMAIVFLLVLRLPNKIVERVFVVFSLIYLTYVVSGVLAHPNWSEVARDAVVPRIVKNPAFLVTIVGLIGTTISPYMQFFLQSQVVDKGSRARDLPAIRADIIVGSVLAIALAGFMIVANGATIFQATLHGGHPIDINANPQAVDFARALEPLAGHFAEVIFALGILNAGLFTAAVLPLSTAYIVCEAFGLEASLDRRFREAPVFYSLFAGAILLAAGLVLLVPKESLFKLIIYAQVVQGVLLPLELVLMLVIVNRPRVMGSHVNTRTLNAIAWATAIVIGSLALVYVWQSLTGA; from the coding sequence GTGCGGCTGCGGCTCTCCCGGCGATCGCTCTTCGCCTTCTTCGCCGTGCTCGGTCCGGGCTTCGTCACCGCGTCGGCGGGAAACGACGTCGGCGGGATCGCGACCTACTCCGCCGCCGGCGCGCAGTTCGGCTACGCGACGCTGTGGTCGCTGCTCGCGCTCACACTCTCGCTGATCGTCGTCCAGGAGATGGCCGGCCGCATGGGCGCCGTCACGGGCCAAGGGTTAGCCGGACTGATCCGCGAGAACTTCGGCCTGCGCATCACGTTCGTCACGATGCTCGCACTCTTCTTCGTCAACACCGGGATCGCGGCGACCGAGTTCGCCGGGATCGCGGCCGCCTCGGAGCTGTTCGGCATCTCGCGATTCATCGCGATCCCGGCGTCGATGGCGATCGTGTTCCTGCTCGTCCTGCGCCTGCCCAACAAGATCGTCGAGCGCGTCTTCGTCGTCTTCTCGCTGATCTACCTGACGTACGTCGTCTCCGGCGTGCTGGCGCATCCGAACTGGAGCGAGGTCGCACGCGATGCGGTCGTGCCGCGCATCGTCAAGAATCCGGCATTTCTGGTGACGATCGTCGGGCTGATCGGGACGACGATCTCGCCGTACATGCAGTTCTTTCTGCAGTCGCAGGTGGTCGACAAGGGTTCGCGCGCGCGCGATCTGCCGGCGATCCGGGCCGATATCATCGTCGGCTCGGTGCTCGCGATCGCGCTCGCCGGCTTCATGATCGTCGCCAACGGCGCGACGATCTTCCAAGCGACGCTGCACGGCGGTCACCCGATCGACATCAACGCCAACCCGCAGGCCGTCGACTTCGCGCGCGCGCTCGAACCGCTCGCCGGCCATTTTGCCGAGGTGATCTTCGCGCTCGGCATCCTCAACGCCGGGCTGTTCACCGCGGCCGTGCTCCCGCTCTCGACGGCGTACATCGTCTGCGAAGCGTTCGGGCTCGAAGCGTCGCTCGACCGCCGCTTCCGCGAAGCGCCGGTGTTCTACTCGCTCTTCGCGGGCGCGATCCTTCTCGCCGCGGGGCTCGTTCTGCTGGTTCCCAAGGAATCGCTCTTCAAGCTGATCATCTACGCGCAGGTCGTGCAGGGCGTGCTGCTTCCGCTCGAACTCGTGCTGATGCTGGTGATCGTCAACCGCCCGCGCGTGATGGGCAGCCACGTGAACACGCGCACGCTCAACGCGATCGCCTGGGCGACCGCGATCGTGATCGGATCGCTCGCGCTCGTCTACGTCTGGCAGTCGTTGACCGGCGCCTGA